One uncultured Hyphomonas sp. genomic region harbors:
- a CDS encoding rhomboid family intramembrane serine protease: MTRVARTPPIIEAPPAVTGLAAFIVLAHAVRVFSPISWQGHMLSLLSLQPDRFWAWAGQGVPGAVPYSSPLEALAPFLTEAFLHDGWGAAILNAALIVIFGRLVHASLSIGRRSGAIPFLIVFSVAVMGGSLLHLLTQYPAGSGLIGASGGASGLFAAWVLIQEGRSGQILSKRFLVVFLFFAAVNFALWLMGPSLMGVRMSWQAHLGGFLAGALIFQFYRARRRVL, from the coding sequence GTGACGCGTGTAGCCAGAACGCCTCCCATCATAGAGGCTCCGCCGGCGGTGACCGGCCTCGCCGCTTTCATTGTGCTGGCGCATGCCGTGCGTGTGTTCTCTCCGATCAGCTGGCAGGGACATATGTTGTCTCTCCTCAGCCTGCAGCCCGACCGGTTCTGGGCGTGGGCAGGGCAGGGCGTGCCGGGCGCAGTGCCCTACAGCTCACCCTTGGAGGCGCTGGCGCCGTTCCTGACCGAGGCTTTCCTGCATGATGGGTGGGGCGCAGCGATTCTGAATGCGGCGCTGATCGTGATTTTCGGCCGGCTGGTGCATGCCTCCCTCTCTATAGGAAGGCGTAGCGGCGCGATTCCCTTCCTTATTGTGTTCTCGGTGGCCGTGATGGGCGGGTCTCTCCTGCATCTTCTGACCCAGTATCCGGCCGGTAGCGGGCTGATCGGCGCGTCCGGCGGCGCCAGCGGCCTGTTTGCGGCCTGGGTGCTGATCCAGGAAGGGCGGAGCGGGCAGATCCTGTCGAAGCGATTCCTCGTCGTTTTTCTTTTCTTTGCGGCAGTGAACTTTGCGCTGTGGCTGATGGGGCCGTCTCTTATGGGCGTGCGAATGAGCTGGCAGGCGCACCTGGGCGGCTTCCTCGCAGGGGCGCTGATATTCCAGTTTTACCGGGCCCGGCGGCGCGTTTTGTGA
- a CDS encoding CBS domain-containing protein: MTIDQILNDKGREIISIKADSSLSDAARMLDEKRIGAVVALSDDGDIVGVLSERDIVRHVARNGEAALKIEVGDAMTRDVITIESTTKVEEAMQLMTDRRIRHLPVLRNDRLIGVVSIGDLVKWKIAETEAEAEAMKSYLSAQY, translated from the coding sequence ATGACAATAGACCAGATCCTGAATGACAAAGGGCGCGAAATTATCTCGATCAAGGCCGATTCGAGCCTTTCGGACGCTGCCCGCATGCTGGACGAAAAAAGAATCGGCGCTGTGGTGGCTTTGAGTGACGATGGAGACATCGTCGGCGTGCTTTCCGAGCGGGATATTGTCCGCCATGTTGCCCGGAACGGCGAAGCTGCACTCAAGATTGAGGTCGGAGATGCGATGACTCGCGACGTCATCACCATCGAGTCGACCACAAAAGTTGAAGAAGCGATGCAATTAATGACCGATCGGCGCATCAGACATCTGCCGGTTTTGCGGAATGATCGCCTGATTGGCGTCGTTTCCATCGGCGATCTTGTGAAATGGAAGATCGCCGAGACAGAAGCCGAAGCCGAAGCGATGAAATCGTACCTCTCGGCACAATACTGA